A genome region from Sphingobacteriales bacterium includes the following:
- a CDS encoding DUF59 domain-containing protein, translated as MDKQAFEQQVIEQLKTVFDPEIPVNIYDLGLIYEVQVYPPLNNVYIKMTVTSPNCPVADSLPAEVQVAVEQIENVGDVQVELVFNPPWSKDFMSEVARMELDMW; from the coding sequence ATGGACAAGCAAGCATTTGAACAACAGGTAATAGAGCAACTCAAAACCGTATTTGATCCCGAAATTCCGGTAAATATTTACGATTTGGGTTTGATTTACGAGGTGCAGGTATATCCGCCTTTGAATAATGTTTATATCAAAATGACGGTTACATCTCCTAATTGTCCGGTTGCCGACTCTTTGCCTGCCGAAGTACAGGTAGCCGTAGAGCAAATAGAAAATGTAGGTGATGTACAGGTGGAATTGGTTTTTAATCCGCCCTGGAGCAAAGATTTTATGTCGGAGGTGGCGCGTATGGAGTTGGATATGTGGTAA